The following coding sequences lie in one Maribacter forsetii DSM 18668 genomic window:
- a CDS encoding DUF4304 domain-containing protein: MNTKEIFNIGCNKIHENFIDFGFKAIKKGQVLKKSSDNRLFDFVITFSSSSKNWSGSVAVIPYISVESKQLKKWRKEKYNSEDVSAIIFRTSLESITPLKGKNNEWNMAINNQENSIPKLSETIKKYVFPIFEKFENIEHLLREITQNGLQLNEHFNSKNQNLPIDFLLYYGDLKTAEVAFNNYLNTQKLKGRATSFYKKIEEDKNTSYGNMTDITMKKAFINELKIQS; the protein is encoded by the coding sequence ATGAATACAAAAGAAATTTTTAATATTGGTTGTAATAAAATTCATGAAAACTTTATAGATTTTGGATTTAAAGCAATAAAAAAAGGTCAGGTATTAAAAAAATCTTCTGATAATAGATTATTTGATTTCGTCATTACCTTTTCATCAAGTTCAAAAAACTGGAGTGGTTCTGTAGCTGTAATCCCATATATTTCAGTAGAATCAAAACAATTGAAAAAGTGGCGAAAAGAGAAGTATAATTCTGAAGATGTAAGTGCTATTATTTTTCGCACAAGTTTAGAAAGTATAACTCCGCTAAAAGGAAAAAATAATGAGTGGAATATGGCAATAAATAATCAAGAAAATAGTATTCCTAAATTATCAGAAACCATTAAAAAATATGTGTTTCCCATTTTTGAAAAATTTGAAAATATTGAGCATCTCTTAAGAGAAATTACTCAAAATGGATTACAATTAAATGAACATTTTAATTCAAAAAACCAAAACTTACCCATAGACTTTCTTCTATACTATGGTGACTTAAAAACTGCAGAAGTAGCTTTTAATAATTATTTGAATACTCAAAAATTAAAAGGAAGAGCAACAAGTTTTTATAAAAAAATTGAAGAAGACAAGAATACTTCTTATGGTAATATGACAGATATTACTATGAAAAAGGCATTTATAAACGAATTAAAAATTCAATCATAA
- a CDS encoding SMI1/KNR4 family protein, whose amino-acid sequence MKDGFFTSLQKLRQEIKPLDNTSVLDVEKKYSIKFPESYINLLRFQNGGYLDYSNYPIGLLKIKVPFSDDTLTIRGLCGIRNESRDYDIEENTDLLEEWGLDKTKYVALDNDGHWWICFDKTQLNQNGEPKVVHIELEYGDSPVITVLADSFSNFYK is encoded by the coding sequence ATGAAAGACGGATTCTTTACCTCGTTACAAAAACTAAGACAAGAAATTAAACCTCTTGACAATACTTCTGTTCTAGATGTTGAAAAAAAGTACAGTATTAAATTTCCAGAATCATATATCAACTTATTACGATTTCAAAATGGTGGATATTTAGATTATTCCAATTACCCTATCGGGTTATTAAAGATTAAAGTCCCTTTTTCAGATGATACTTTAACAATTAGAGGGCTATGTGGAATTAGAAATGAATCTAGAGATTATGATATTGAAGAAAATACAGACCTTTTAGAAGAATGGGGTTTAGATAAAACTAAATACGTAGCATTAGATAACGATGGTCATTGGTGGATATGTTTTGACAAAACACAACTGAACCAAAATGGAGAACCAAAAGTTGTACATATTGAACTTGAATATGGCGACAGCCCTGTTATAACCGTTTTAGCAGACAGTTTTTCAAACTTTTATAAGTAA